The following coding sequences lie in one Pempheris klunzingeri isolate RE-2024b chromosome 13, fPemKlu1.hap1, whole genome shotgun sequence genomic window:
- the snx6 gene encoding sorting nexin-6 isoform X1, with the protein MMQEGLDDGPDFLSEEDRGPRAVNVDLQTDATLQVDISDALSERDKVKFTVHTKSTLPNFKQNEFSVVRQHEEFIWLHDSFVENEEYAGYIIPPAPPRPDFDASREKLQKLGEGEGSMTKEEFTKMKQELEAEYLAIFKKTVAMHEVFLCRVAAHPVLRKDLNFHVFLEYNQDLSVRGKNKKEKLEDFFKNVVKSADGVLVAGVKDVDDFFEHEKTFLLEYHNRVKDASAKSDRMIRSHKNAADDINRIASSLYTLGTQDSTDLCKFFLKVSELFEKTRKIEARVAADEDLKLADLLKYYLRESQAAKDLLYRRSRALVDYENANKALDKARAKNRDVLQAETSQQLCCHKFEKISDSAKQELIDFKTRRVAAFRKNLVELAELELKHAKGNLQLLQSCLGVLKGNT; encoded by the exons ATGATG CAGGAAGGGCTGGACGACGGACCCGACTTCCTCTCCGAGGAGGACCGGGGG CCGCGGGCGGTGAACGTGGACCTGCAGACAGACGCCACGCTGCAGGTCGATATCTCTGACGctctgagtgagagagacaagGTCAAATTCACCGTCCACAccaag aGCACGCTCCCTAACTTCAAGCAGAACGAGTTCTCGGTCGTCCGACAGCATGAAGAGTTCATCTGGCTGCACGACTCGTTTGTTGAGAACGAAGAATACGCAGGATACATC atcccccccgcccccccgaGGCCAGACTTTGATGCGtccagagagaagctgcagaagCTCGGGGAGGGAGAAGGATCCATGACCAAGGAGGAGTTCACCAAGATGAAGCAGGAGCTGGAGGC CGAGTACCTGGCCATCTTCAAGAAGACCGTCGCCATGCACGAGGTCTTTTTGTGCCGTGTGGCAGCTCATCCCGTCCTCAGGAAAGACCTCAACTTCCACGTCTTCCTGGAGTACAACCAGGAC CTGAGTGTCCGAGGGAAGAACAAGAAGGAGAAGCTGGAGGACTTCTTTAAGAACGTGGTGAAGTCGGCCGACGGCGTCCTGGTGGCCGGAGTCAAG gacgTCGACGACTTCTTCGAGCACGAGAAGACGTTTCTGTTAGAATATCACAACCGAGTCAAAGATGCCTCGGCGAAGTCCGACAGGATGATCCGCTCACACAAAA acgcTGCAGACGACATCAACAGAATCGCCTCGTCTCTCTACACGTTAGGAACGCAGGACTCCACGGACCTCTGCAA gTTCTTCCTGAAGGTGTCGGAGCTGTTTGAGAAAACGAGG AAAATTGAAGCTCGAGTTGCAGCAGATGAGGACCTGAAGCTGGCCGACCTGCTCAAATATTACCTGAGAGAGTCGCAGGCTGCAAAG gaCCTGCTGTACCGGAGGAGCCGGGCTCTGGTGGACTACGAGAACGCCAACAAGGCTCTGGACAAAGCTCGCGCCAAGAACAGGGACGTCCTGCAGGCGGAGACGAGCcagcagctctgctgccacAAGTTCGAGAAGATCTCTGACTCCGCCAAGCAAG AGCTCATCGACTTCAAGACGAGGCGGGTGGCGGCTTTCAGGAAGAACCTGGTGGAGCTGGCAGAGCTGGAGCTTAAACACGCCAAG GGGaacctccagctgctgcagagctgtctGGGCGTCCTGAAAGGTAACACTTAA
- the snx6 gene encoding sorting nexin-6 isoform X2 has translation MMEGLDDGPDFLSEEDRGPRAVNVDLQTDATLQVDISDALSERDKVKFTVHTKSTLPNFKQNEFSVVRQHEEFIWLHDSFVENEEYAGYIIPPAPPRPDFDASREKLQKLGEGEGSMTKEEFTKMKQELEAEYLAIFKKTVAMHEVFLCRVAAHPVLRKDLNFHVFLEYNQDLSVRGKNKKEKLEDFFKNVVKSADGVLVAGVKDVDDFFEHEKTFLLEYHNRVKDASAKSDRMIRSHKNAADDINRIASSLYTLGTQDSTDLCKFFLKVSELFEKTRKIEARVAADEDLKLADLLKYYLRESQAAKDLLYRRSRALVDYENANKALDKARAKNRDVLQAETSQQLCCHKFEKISDSAKQELIDFKTRRVAAFRKNLVELAELELKHAKGNLQLLQSCLGVLKGNT, from the exons ATGATG GAAGGGCTGGACGACGGACCCGACTTCCTCTCCGAGGAGGACCGGGGG CCGCGGGCGGTGAACGTGGACCTGCAGACAGACGCCACGCTGCAGGTCGATATCTCTGACGctctgagtgagagagacaagGTCAAATTCACCGTCCACAccaag aGCACGCTCCCTAACTTCAAGCAGAACGAGTTCTCGGTCGTCCGACAGCATGAAGAGTTCATCTGGCTGCACGACTCGTTTGTTGAGAACGAAGAATACGCAGGATACATC atcccccccgcccccccgaGGCCAGACTTTGATGCGtccagagagaagctgcagaagCTCGGGGAGGGAGAAGGATCCATGACCAAGGAGGAGTTCACCAAGATGAAGCAGGAGCTGGAGGC CGAGTACCTGGCCATCTTCAAGAAGACCGTCGCCATGCACGAGGTCTTTTTGTGCCGTGTGGCAGCTCATCCCGTCCTCAGGAAAGACCTCAACTTCCACGTCTTCCTGGAGTACAACCAGGAC CTGAGTGTCCGAGGGAAGAACAAGAAGGAGAAGCTGGAGGACTTCTTTAAGAACGTGGTGAAGTCGGCCGACGGCGTCCTGGTGGCCGGAGTCAAG gacgTCGACGACTTCTTCGAGCACGAGAAGACGTTTCTGTTAGAATATCACAACCGAGTCAAAGATGCCTCGGCGAAGTCCGACAGGATGATCCGCTCACACAAAA acgcTGCAGACGACATCAACAGAATCGCCTCGTCTCTCTACACGTTAGGAACGCAGGACTCCACGGACCTCTGCAA gTTCTTCCTGAAGGTGTCGGAGCTGTTTGAGAAAACGAGG AAAATTGAAGCTCGAGTTGCAGCAGATGAGGACCTGAAGCTGGCCGACCTGCTCAAATATTACCTGAGAGAGTCGCAGGCTGCAAAG gaCCTGCTGTACCGGAGGAGCCGGGCTCTGGTGGACTACGAGAACGCCAACAAGGCTCTGGACAAAGCTCGCGCCAAGAACAGGGACGTCCTGCAGGCGGAGACGAGCcagcagctctgctgccacAAGTTCGAGAAGATCTCTGACTCCGCCAAGCAAG AGCTCATCGACTTCAAGACGAGGCGGGTGGCGGCTTTCAGGAAGAACCTGGTGGAGCTGGCAGAGCTGGAGCTTAAACACGCCAAG GGGaacctccagctgctgcagagctgtctGGGCGTCCTGAAAGGTAACACTTAA